One Deinococcus planocerae DNA window includes the following coding sequences:
- a CDS encoding ABC transporter ATP-binding protein, with translation MVSGKWEKTGDPSTDHSPLTTPPPALQLRDLWLRLGREVILRGVTLDVPAGEGVTLLGENGAGKTTLLRVLASGLRPTRGEGRVLGFDLRDGRAVRECVHLMPVDGGLYPDLTCAENLDFALRMHGQTGDAVGELRRVGLERAATRRVRFLSAGMRKRLALARAHLLARPVTLVDEPFANLDEAGRELTLELLGDLASGGVTLVIAAHEPHLARRVAPRAVRLVGGKVEEDRGA, from the coding sequence GTGGTCAGTGGGAAGTGGGAAAAGACGGGCGACCCATCCACTGACCACTCACCACTCACCACTCCCCCGCCCGCCCTCCAGCTCCGCGACCTCTGGCTGAGGCTGGGCCGCGAGGTCATCCTGCGCGGCGTGACCCTCGACGTGCCCGCCGGGGAGGGCGTCACCCTGCTCGGCGAGAACGGGGCGGGCAAGACGACGCTGCTGCGGGTCCTCGCGTCGGGGCTGCGGCCCACCCGGGGGGAGGGGCGGGTGCTGGGGTTCGACCTGCGCGACGGGCGGGCGGTGCGCGAGTGCGTCCACCTGATGCCGGTAGACGGGGGACTGTACCCCGACCTGACGTGTGCGGAGAACCTCGACTTCGCGCTGCGGATGCACGGCCAGACGGGGGACGCGGTGGGGGAGCTGCGGCGGGTGGGGCTGGAGCGGGCGGCCACCCGCCGCGTCCGGTTCCTCTCGGCGGGGATGCGCAAGAGGCTCGCCCTCGCCCGCGCGCACCTGCTCGCCCGGCCCGTGACTCTGGTGGACGAGCCCTTCGCCAACCTCGACGAGGCAGGGCGGGAACTCACCCTTGAACTGCTCGGCGACCTCGCTTCTGGGGGCGTGACGCTGGTGATCGCCGCGCACGAGCCGCATCTCGCGCGGCGGGTGGCCCCCCGGGCCGTGCGGCTGGTGGGCGGCAAGGTGGAGGAGGACCGTGGAGCGTAG